Proteins encoded within one genomic window of Lysinibacillus sphaericus:
- a CDS encoding catechol 2,3-dioxygenase: MTNFDVAQLAHVELFTPKPEESLKFFTDYMGLQITAREGQSVYLRGYEDFYHHTLKLTEGKEAGLGHSAWRASSPEALERRVASLEKSGYGKGWIDGDLGHGRAYQFVTPDGHKQEILWEVDYFQPAEDQKTLLKSRPQKRPLMGVPARRLDHINLMCRDVAKNREFMSEHLGFKLREQIVLNNNEEIGAWMSVSPLVHEVALMNDQTGNSGRFHHIAFWYGYPQHLMDTADIFVENGIQIEAGPGKHGVSQAYFMYVMEPGGNRVELFGDSGYLIFDPDWKPITWRENELDEAIIWYGSPLPNEYFLYGTPDRAVKVPVK; this comes from the coding sequence ATGACAAATTTTGATGTAGCACAATTAGCGCACGTGGAGCTTTTTACACCAAAACCAGAGGAATCTTTAAAATTTTTCACCGATTATATGGGGCTACAAATTACAGCGCGTGAAGGGCAATCGGTTTATTTACGAGGGTACGAGGATTTTTATCATCACACATTAAAGTTAACAGAAGGTAAAGAAGCTGGTCTTGGCCATTCGGCATGGCGTGCAAGTTCACCTGAAGCGTTAGAACGACGGGTTGCATCGTTAGAGAAAAGCGGCTATGGAAAAGGTTGGATCGATGGCGATTTAGGGCATGGTCGTGCTTATCAATTTGTTACACCTGATGGTCATAAACAAGAAATTTTGTGGGAAGTAGATTATTTCCAGCCAGCGGAAGATCAAAAAACATTATTAAAAAGCCGTCCACAAAAAAGGCCATTAATGGGTGTCCCTGCCCGCCGTTTAGATCATATCAATTTAATGTGTAGAGATGTAGCAAAAAATCGTGAATTTATGTCTGAACATTTAGGCTTTAAGCTACGTGAACAAATTGTCTTAAATAATAACGAAGAAATTGGTGCGTGGATGAGTGTGAGCCCATTAGTACATGAAGTGGCATTAATGAACGATCAAACTGGTAATAGTGGTCGCTTCCATCATATTGCGTTTTGGTATGGCTATCCACAGCATTTAATGGATACAGCGGATATTTTCGTAGAAAACGGAATTCAAATAGAAGCGGGCCCTGGAAAACATGGTGTAAGCCAAGCGTATTTCATGTATGTAATGGAGCCTGGTGGAAACCGAGTAGAATTATTTGGTGACTCTGGTTATCTCATTTTTGACCCTGACTGGAAGCCAATCACTTGGCGCGAAAATGAGTTAGATGAGGCGATTATTTGGTATGGCTCACCTCTACCTAATGAGTATTTCTTATATGGCACACCTGATCGTGCAGTGAAAGTTCCAGTGAAATAA
- a CDS encoding flavin reductase family protein, which produces MDDRLFRNAMGKFATGVTVITTNVNGTIHGMTANAFMSVSLNPKLVVISIGEKASMLEHIKQSGTFTVNILSAQQQELSMLFAGQLKEKREVQFSDLQGAPTIEGALAQISCEVASTYVEGDHTLFIGSVKDIQLEEGEPLLFFNGRYGSLAVETTMQA; this is translated from the coding sequence ATGGATGATCGTCTGTTTAGAAATGCAATGGGGAAATTTGCAACAGGTGTAACTGTCATTACAACAAATGTGAATGGCACTATTCATGGCATGACGGCAAATGCGTTCATGTCTGTTTCACTTAATCCAAAACTAGTAGTGATCTCGATCGGGGAGAAGGCTTCAATGCTTGAGCATATCAAGCAAAGTGGTACATTTACAGTCAATATTTTATCAGCACAACAGCAAGAATTGTCTATGTTATTTGCCGGCCAACTAAAAGAAAAGCGCGAGGTCCAATTCAGTGATTTACAAGGGGCCCCAACAATTGAGGGTGCGCTTGCACAAATAAGCTGTGAAGTAGCGAGCACATATGTTGAAGGCGACCACACTTTATTTATCGGCAGTGTAAAGGACATTCAGCTAGAAGAAGGAGAGCCCTTACTATTTTTCAATGGAAGATACGGCTCACTTGCAGTGGAAACAACAATGCAGGCTTAG
- a CDS encoding 2-keto-4-pentenoate hydratase, whose product MDRQLYAKKLLEAEEAKRPIAPLTSTVPDITVDDAYTIQLLQIAAKQQMGKQIIGKKIGLTSKAMQQQFQVTEPDYGHILSDMVEVDGATISLNHFIQPKLEFEIAFILKKDLYGPSITEMDVIEATDYIVPALEIIDSRITDWKINFEDTVADNGSSAMVIIGGTPTKLTEVDLPHIGMNVYRNGELFDSAAAAAVMGNPLRAVAWLANKLSKYHIGLQAGEIVLAGALTSAVTIEDGDSFTAEFAHLGAVSATFKRKEEK is encoded by the coding sequence ATGGATAGACAACTTTATGCAAAGAAGTTATTAGAAGCAGAAGAAGCAAAGCGACCTATTGCACCATTAACGTCCACTGTACCAGATATTACTGTCGATGACGCTTATACAATTCAATTACTTCAAATTGCAGCAAAGCAACAAATGGGCAAACAAATTATTGGTAAAAAAATTGGTTTAACAAGCAAGGCGATGCAACAACAATTTCAAGTAACAGAACCAGACTACGGTCATATTTTATCGGATATGGTTGAGGTGGACGGTGCAACCATTTCTCTTAATCATTTTATTCAGCCGAAGTTGGAATTTGAAATAGCATTTATCTTGAAGAAGGATTTATATGGGCCCTCTATTACGGAGATGGATGTTATCGAAGCGACAGATTATATTGTGCCAGCTTTAGAAATTATTGATAGTCGTATTACCGATTGGAAAATTAATTTTGAAGATACAGTAGCAGATAATGGTTCTTCCGCAATGGTCATTATTGGCGGCACACCAACAAAATTGACTGAGGTAGATTTACCGCATATTGGTATGAATGTTTATCGCAATGGCGAGCTTTTTGATAGTGCAGCAGCGGCTGCTGTAATGGGAAATCCACTACGGGCAGTAGCATGGCTTGCTAACAAGCTAAGTAAATACCATATTGGCTTGCAAGCAGGGGAAATAGTTTTAGCAGGCGCATTAACATCAGCCGTAACGATAGAAGATGGAGATAGTTTTACAGCGGAGTTTGCTCATCTTGGTGCTGTTTCCGCCACGTTTAAAAGAAAGGAGGAGAAATAA
- a CDS encoding acetaldehyde dehydrogenase (acetylating) translates to MVKLKVAILGSGNIGTDLMYKIERSEDLSMSVMVGIEPTSEGIQRAKDRGYHTITNGIAGLVARPELFDIVFDATTANAHSAHSEQVLALGKKIVDLTPAAIGPFVVPCANLEKYVAVDNVNMVTCGGQATIPIVYAINQVVDVTYAEIVATVASKSAGPGTRANIDEFTRTTAKALEEVGGANKGKAIIILNPAEPPIMMRDTVHVLVNEGGKEEEITKAIEEIVSAVQQYVPGYRMTSAPIFDGQQISVFLEVEGAGDFFPPYSGNLDIMTAAAVQVGNQMAKLQHGTVKSN, encoded by the coding sequence GTGGTCAAATTGAAAGTTGCCATTCTGGGATCTGGAAATATTGGAACAGATTTAATGTACAAAATTGAGCGCAGTGAGGATTTATCGATGAGTGTAATGGTTGGAATAGAGCCAACATCAGAGGGCATTCAGCGTGCGAAAGATCGTGGCTATCATACCATTACAAATGGGATTGCAGGCTTAGTTGCACGTCCAGAGCTCTTCGATATTGTGTTTGATGCAACAACTGCTAATGCCCATAGTGCGCACAGTGAACAAGTACTGGCACTTGGCAAAAAGATAGTCGATTTAACACCGGCGGCTATTGGTCCATTTGTTGTGCCGTGTGCAAACTTGGAAAAGTACGTGGCAGTTGACAATGTCAATATGGTGACTTGTGGGGGGCAAGCGACGATTCCCATTGTGTATGCCATTAATCAAGTGGTGGATGTTACGTATGCAGAAATTGTGGCAACAGTGGCGAGTAAAAGTGCAGGGCCTGGCACACGTGCTAACATTGATGAATTTACACGCACAACAGCTAAGGCGCTAGAGGAAGTAGGCGGTGCAAACAAAGGGAAAGCCATTATTATATTAAATCCCGCAGAGCCGCCAATTATGATGCGTGACACCGTACATGTATTAGTGAATGAAGGTGGCAAGGAAGAAGAAATTACAAAGGCTATTGAAGAGATTGTGAGCGCTGTACAACAATATGTACCGGGTTATCGCATGACGAGTGCGCCTATTTTTGATGGTCAACAAATATCAGTTTTTCTGGAAGTTGAGGGGGCGGGAGACTTTTTCCCACCGTATTCAGGAAATCTCGATATTATGACGGCGGCAGCAGTGCAAGTCGGAAATCAAATGGCTAAGTTGCAACATGGAACAGTCAAGTCGAACTAA
- the dmpG gene encoding 4-hydroxy-2-oxovalerate aldolase, translated as MTKQLTILDVTLRDGSHSMRHAFTEQQVRDVARGLGEAKVKYFEVSHGDGLGGSSLQYGFSKVDELKLIAAAKEECGDASISVLILPGIGLKEDLKNAVKAGATMARVATHVTEANVASQHIYLSRELGLKTVGFLMMAHMAPTSVIVEQAKLFESYGAEIIYVTDSAGAMLPHEVKERVAALKSHVSCEIGFHAHNNLSLAMANTMAAVEAGATYVDGSLRCLGAGSGNAQTEVMVAVFNRLGYETGIDLYRTIDVANEVVVPFMPRSQEITGSSLMMGYAGVYSSFLLFTQEAAKKYNVDEREILVELGKMKAVGGQEDLIAEIARNLAVVKQSV; from the coding sequence ATGACAAAACAACTAACCATTTTAGATGTGACATTGAGGGATGGTAGTCATTCAATGCGTCATGCATTTACGGAGCAGCAAGTGCGAGATGTTGCAAGAGGTTTAGGAGAAGCAAAAGTGAAATACTTTGAGGTTTCCCATGGGGATGGATTAGGTGGTTCCTCTTTGCAATACGGTTTTTCGAAAGTGGATGAACTGAAGTTAATAGCTGCGGCAAAAGAAGAATGTGGTGATGCTTCGATTTCAGTTTTAATATTACCTGGAATTGGTCTAAAGGAAGATTTGAAAAATGCTGTGAAGGCGGGCGCTACTATGGCGCGAGTTGCAACGCATGTTACCGAGGCCAATGTTGCTAGTCAACATATTTATTTAAGTCGAGAATTAGGATTGAAAACAGTCGGCTTTTTAATGATGGCACATATGGCTCCGACGTCAGTAATAGTGGAGCAGGCGAAATTATTTGAAAGTTATGGAGCTGAAATTATCTATGTGACAGATTCAGCAGGTGCCATGCTTCCCCATGAGGTGAAAGAGCGGGTAGCTGCGCTAAAATCGCATGTTTCTTGTGAAATTGGCTTCCATGCCCATAATAATTTATCACTCGCTATGGCAAATACGATGGCTGCAGTCGAAGCAGGTGCTACGTATGTGGATGGTAGTTTACGCTGTTTAGGTGCCGGTAGTGGAAATGCTCAAACAGAAGTGATGGTAGCGGTTTTCAATCGTTTAGGCTATGAAACAGGCATTGATTTATATCGAACAATCGACGTTGCCAATGAAGTAGTAGTACCATTTATGCCACGATCACAGGAAATAACAGGGTCTAGCTTAATGATGGGCTATGCAGGCGTTTACTCAAGCTTTTTACTCTTCACTCAAGAAGCAGCGAAAAAATATAACGTAGATGAACGCGAAATTTTAGTAGAACTTGGCAAAATGAAAGCAGTAGGTGGTCAGGAAGATTTAATAGCAGAGATTGCACGTAACTTAGCAGTTGTTAAGCAGTCAGTATAA
- a CDS encoding 2-keto-4-pentenoate hydratase translates to MMKTDTLDQIAYALFLAERDVYEVTKFAERYPELTVETAYDIQDKLIELKCKHEQTSISGLKLGLTSKAKQQMMGVHEPTYGVLLANMAVNAQHPITLKSLIHPKIEPEIAFVFKQDLVGPVVTVAHVLTATAYVAPAMEIIDSRYLNFHFTLPDVIADNSSSSRYIVGSQKYAVNEVDLVNMGCIFTQNDEMIATSTAGSVMGHPARAIAWMANKLIARGQHIRAGDIVLSGALTGSATMHAGDSFTVSFDGMESLSVQVER, encoded by the coding sequence ATGATGAAAACCGATACGCTAGATCAAATTGCATATGCGTTGTTTTTAGCAGAGCGGGATGTGTATGAAGTTACGAAGTTTGCCGAGCGCTATCCAGAATTAACCGTTGAAACAGCTTATGATATTCAAGACAAACTTATTGAACTAAAGTGCAAACATGAGCAAACATCCATCTCGGGACTTAAGCTCGGTTTAACAAGCAAAGCTAAACAGCAAATGATGGGAGTGCATGAGCCTACTTATGGCGTGTTATTAGCGAATATGGCGGTCAATGCCCAACATCCAATAACATTAAAATCACTTATTCACCCCAAAATTGAGCCAGAGATTGCCTTCGTGTTTAAGCAAGATTTAGTCGGCCCAGTAGTGACTGTCGCGCACGTACTGACAGCAACTGCGTATGTTGCACCTGCCATGGAAATAATTGATAGTCGCTATTTAAACTTCCATTTTACATTACCGGATGTAATCGCTGATAATTCCTCTTCCTCTCGCTACATAGTGGGTTCTCAAAAATATGCAGTGAATGAAGTGGATCTGGTTAATATGGGCTGTATTTTTACACAAAATGATGAAATGATTGCGACGAGTACAGCAGGTTCCGTTATGGGGCATCCAGCAAGAGCCATTGCATGGATGGCGAATAAATTAATTGCCCGTGGTCAGCATATTCGAGCAGGGGATATTGTACTTAGTGGCGCACTAACTGGTTCTGCTACAATGCATGCAGGAGATAGCTTTACTGTCAGTTTTGATGGAATGGAATCATTATCTGTTCAAGTGGAGCGATAG
- a CDS encoding 2-hydroxymuconate tautomerase family protein, translating into MPFIQVTFIEGRTKEQKELLIEELSKTVSSVLEAPLETVRVCLNEIPSSHWGIAGKSIQRRQNEE; encoded by the coding sequence ATGCCATTTATTCAAGTAACGTTTATTGAGGGGCGAACGAAAGAACAGAAGGAACTATTAATAGAAGAACTAAGTAAAACCGTTTCTTCGGTACTCGAGGCACCACTGGAAACGGTTCGTGTATGTTTAAATGAAATCCCAAGTTCTCATTGGGGGATTGCAGGAAAGTCCATCCAACGTCGACAAAATGAAGAGTAA
- a CDS encoding aldehyde dehydrogenase, which yields MANTQTKLKEVKLFINGEYVESSSQTLFEVKNPATQEIIAKVHEASFEDVDRACEAARQAFEEGPWRTMPLSERCAKIRRMAEIIIERKEELARLEALDVGKPYQVALEREIPRAAENLKFFADFMEQQGGEVYPMDDAYLNYTRYEPVGVAALITPWNLPFMLTTWKLGPCLASGNTAVIKPAEITPLTVSLLGEIAQQAGIPDGVVNVVHGFGVQSAGEFMTTHPEVDLISFTGETTTGKAIMKNGADSLKKVSFELGGKAANIIFEDANLDKAIPVSIQAAFMNSGQVCLAGSRILVQRTILDEFLTRFKEAAAALVVGDPQDVKTNMGPVVSQAHYNKVTSYLSIAEYENSTLIYGGKRPELPAHLSTGYYLQPTIYLQENAQARICQEEIFGPIVTIIPFDTEAEALAIANGTEYGLNAVVWTENLQRAHRISHDVRAGTIWVNCWFVRDLRAPFGGFKKSGVGREGGHHSLEFFTEAKNICIALK from the coding sequence ATGGCAAATACACAAACGAAATTGAAGGAAGTTAAACTATTCATAAATGGAGAATATGTAGAATCTTCTTCTCAAACATTGTTCGAGGTGAAAAATCCAGCGACTCAGGAAATTATTGCAAAAGTTCACGAAGCTAGTTTTGAAGATGTGGATCGTGCTTGTGAAGCTGCACGTCAAGCTTTTGAAGAAGGTCCTTGGCGAACGATGCCACTATCGGAACGTTGTGCAAAAATTCGACGGATGGCAGAAATCATCATCGAACGCAAAGAAGAGTTAGCACGCTTAGAAGCATTAGACGTAGGGAAGCCTTACCAAGTAGCATTAGAGCGTGAAATCCCACGGGCAGCAGAAAATTTAAAGTTTTTTGCGGATTTTATGGAACAGCAAGGTGGTGAGGTATATCCAATGGATGATGCGTATTTAAATTATACGCGTTATGAGCCAGTTGGAGTGGCTGCATTAATTACACCATGGAATTTACCATTTATGCTGACAACATGGAAGCTTGGGCCATGTTTAGCTTCAGGGAATACGGCAGTTATTAAACCAGCAGAAATTACTCCACTAACCGTATCGTTACTTGGGGAGATAGCACAACAGGCTGGCATTCCAGATGGGGTCGTTAATGTCGTGCATGGTTTTGGTGTTCAGTCGGCAGGAGAATTTATGACGACACATCCTGAAGTTGATTTAATTTCTTTTACGGGGGAAACAACAACAGGGAAAGCTATAATGAAAAATGGTGCAGATTCATTAAAAAAGGTATCGTTTGAATTAGGTGGAAAGGCAGCTAATATTATTTTTGAAGATGCCAATTTAGATAAGGCCATTCCTGTCTCCATTCAGGCAGCATTTATGAATTCGGGTCAAGTATGCTTAGCAGGATCACGTATTTTAGTGCAGCGTACTATTTTAGATGAATTCCTCACACGCTTTAAAGAAGCGGCTGCAGCATTAGTTGTTGGCGATCCGCAAGATGTTAAAACAAATATGGGACCAGTCGTAAGTCAAGCCCATTACAACAAAGTAACTAGCTATTTAAGCATCGCTGAATATGAAAACTCTACGCTTATTTATGGTGGCAAACGTCCTGAATTACCAGCACATTTAAGTACTGGATATTACCTACAACCGACTATATATTTGCAGGAAAATGCTCAAGCACGTATTTGCCAAGAGGAAATTTTCGGGCCAATCGTGACGATTATTCCATTTGACACAGAAGCGGAAGCATTAGCGATTGCAAATGGCACAGAATATGGATTGAATGCAGTGGTCTGGACGGAAAATTTACAGCGTGCACATCGTATTTCACATGATGTGCGGGCGGGAACAATTTGGGTCAATTGCTGGTTTGTACGCGACTTACGTGCCCCGTTTGGCGGCTTTAAAAAGAGCGGCGTAGGGCGTGAAGGTGGTCACCATAGTCTAGAATTTTTCACCGAAGCAAAAAATATTTGTATTGCGTTAAAATAA
- the serA gene encoding phosphoglycerate dehydrogenase, translated as MTTATKTINVFIADPLSEDGIFPLRQEKDLNLNVIIDTGLAPEELIAKIADIDVLLVRSQTTVTREVIEAAKNLKLIGRAGVGVDNIDLAAATEHGIIVVNAPDGNTNSAAEHTIAMMTSLARHIPQAFNTLKNGKWDRKSYVGVELKNKTLGVVGFGRIGVEVAYRAKGQRMNIMAYDPFLTDERANELGVTKSTVEEICAAADFITVHTPLLPETRNLINKEKFAMMKDGVRIINCARGGIINEDDLYDAIVEGKVAGAALDVFVSEPATDHKLLTLPQVIATPHLGASTIEAQESVAVDVSNDIIKFYKTGTVTNPVNMPSIPKELLAQVEPFFELAEKLGSFLSQVTVEPVKEINLSYAGEVANYDVRPLTSNALKGLLAKNHGNHVNDVNARYLSERIGMKINEHKTTTAKGFTSLITIEVKTANETHTVAGTLLNGLGARIVKVENYVVDVVPEGHLLYIKNTDKPGAIGRVATKLAEKDINIATMQVGRAEVGGTAVMMLTIDNVVTEEDLKFVAQLENIDEVKAIDL; from the coding sequence ATGACAACTGCAACAAAAACTATTAACGTATTTATCGCTGACCCACTAAGTGAAGATGGTATTTTCCCACTACGCCAAGAAAAAGATTTAAACTTAAACGTTATTATTGATACTGGGCTAGCACCAGAGGAGTTAATTGCAAAAATCGCTGATATTGACGTATTACTTGTGCGTTCTCAAACTACTGTGACACGTGAAGTAATCGAAGCTGCAAAAAATTTAAAATTAATTGGACGTGCTGGTGTAGGTGTTGACAACATTGACCTAGCTGCTGCAACAGAGCATGGTATTATCGTAGTCAATGCTCCAGATGGTAACACAAACTCTGCAGCTGAACATACAATCGCCATGATGACTTCTCTTGCTCGTCACATTCCACAAGCTTTCAACACACTGAAAAACGGTAAATGGGACCGTAAATCATATGTTGGGGTTGAGCTTAAAAATAAAACATTAGGTGTTGTTGGCTTCGGTCGTATCGGTGTAGAAGTAGCTTACCGTGCAAAAGGGCAACGTATGAATATTATGGCGTACGATCCATTCTTAACTGATGAACGTGCAAATGAATTAGGTGTAACAAAATCTACTGTAGAAGAAATTTGTGCTGCTGCTGATTTCATTACAGTACACACACCATTACTTCCTGAAACACGTAACCTTATTAACAAAGAAAAATTCGCTATGATGAAAGATGGCGTACGTATCATTAACTGTGCACGTGGTGGTATCATCAATGAAGACGATTTATATGATGCGATTGTAGAAGGCAAAGTAGCAGGTGCAGCACTAGACGTATTCGTTTCTGAACCAGCGACTGATCATAAATTACTAACTTTACCACAAGTGATTGCAACACCTCACTTAGGTGCATCTACAATTGAGGCGCAAGAATCTGTAGCAGTTGACGTTTCTAATGACATTATTAAATTCTACAAAACAGGTACAGTAACAAACCCAGTTAATATGCCTTCAATTCCAAAAGAACTTCTTGCACAAGTAGAACCTTTCTTTGAATTAGCTGAAAAACTTGGTTCATTCTTATCACAAGTTACAGTAGAGCCTGTAAAAGAGATTAACTTATCTTATGCTGGTGAAGTAGCAAATTACGACGTACGTCCTTTAACTTCTAATGCATTAAAAGGATTACTAGCTAAAAACCACGGCAACCATGTCAATGACGTTAATGCTCGCTACTTATCTGAACGTATCGGCATGAAAATTAACGAACATAAAACAACTACTGCTAAAGGATTTACAAGCTTAATTACGATTGAAGTAAAAACAGCAAATGAAACACATACAGTAGCTGGTACATTACTAAATGGCCTTGGCGCACGTATTGTAAAAGTAGAAAACTATGTAGTAGACGTTGTACCAGAAGGACACCTTCTTTACATTAAAAACACAGATAAACCAGGTGCAATTGGACGTGTGGCAACGAAACTAGCTGAAAAAGACATCAACATCGCTACGATGCAAGTGGGACGCGCTGAAGTTGGCGGAACAGCTGTTATGATGCTAACGATCGATAATGTAGTGACAGAAGAAGATTTAAAATTCGTTGCACAACTTGAAAACATCGACGAAGTAAAAGCAATTGACCTTTAA
- a CDS encoding FAD-binding dehydrogenase — protein sequence MKYDVAIVGAGLAGLVAACELIDAKKRVLLVDQEPENSMGGQAFWSFGGIFLVNSPEQKRLGIKDSKELAWQDWLGTAGFDRLQDEDAWAYKWARAYVDFAAGEKYAWLKSFGIKFFPVVGWAERGGSLAGGHGNSVPRFHIVWGTGPGIVKPFADKVKKAIKEGLVDFKPRHRVDEFIQKDDKIAGISGTILAESFAQRGEQSSRLGIGAFSYEADAVIVASGGIGANIDLVRKNWPARLGAPPKNMVCGVPAYVDGRMLEITEHVGGRIVNRDRMWHYTEGLKNWDPIWPNHGIRILPGPSSLWFDAEGNRFGTPNFPGFDTLSTLEAIQKTGYDYSWFILTEKIIEKEFALSGSEQNPDLTNRSIPQLLKRILPGPPAPIQAFKNHGEDFVIANDLKQLVDGMNKLAGNDLLDFIKIKEQILARDREMDNKFTKDVQVNAIYGARNYIGDKVVRVAKPHKMLDTKNWPLIAVRLNILTRKTLGGLQTNLDGAVIGMDGQPMPGLFAAGEVSGFGGGGVHGYRALEGTFVGGCLFTGRQVGRYLARASHSHN from the coding sequence ATGAAATACGATGTAGCGATTGTTGGTGCTGGACTGGCTGGACTTGTTGCCGCCTGTGAATTAATAGATGCGAAGAAGCGTGTACTGTTAGTGGATCAGGAGCCTGAAAATTCGATGGGGGGACAGGCATTTTGGTCTTTTGGTGGCATCTTTTTAGTAAATTCACCAGAGCAAAAGAGGCTTGGCATTAAGGATAGTAAAGAGCTTGCATGGCAGGATTGGCTAGGGACTGCTGGTTTTGACCGATTGCAAGATGAGGATGCATGGGCTTACAAATGGGCACGAGCGTATGTAGATTTTGCTGCCGGAGAAAAATACGCTTGGCTTAAATCGTTCGGAATAAAGTTTTTCCCTGTTGTTGGTTGGGCTGAACGTGGGGGCTCATTAGCAGGTGGTCACGGTAATTCAGTTCCGCGTTTTCATATTGTCTGGGGAACAGGCCCAGGGATTGTAAAGCCATTTGCCGATAAAGTGAAAAAAGCGATTAAGGAAGGCTTGGTAGATTTTAAGCCGAGGCACCGTGTCGATGAATTTATACAAAAAGACGACAAAATTGCAGGAATAAGTGGCACAATTTTAGCAGAAAGCTTTGCCCAACGTGGAGAGCAAAGCTCACGTCTTGGCATTGGTGCATTTTCCTATGAAGCAGATGCGGTTATTGTAGCAAGTGGTGGTATTGGTGCCAATATTGACTTAGTGCGCAAAAATTGGCCAGCTCGACTTGGGGCACCACCAAAAAATATGGTATGTGGTGTACCAGCGTATGTAGACGGCCGAATGCTAGAAATTACTGAACATGTAGGTGGCCGTATCGTTAATCGTGATCGTATGTGGCATTATACAGAGGGATTGAAAAATTGGGATCCAATTTGGCCCAATCACGGTATTCGTATTTTACCAGGCCCTTCCTCCTTGTGGTTTGATGCCGAGGGAAATCGCTTTGGGACACCCAACTTTCCAGGGTTTGATACATTAAGTACATTAGAGGCTATTCAAAAAACAGGTTATGATTATTCATGGTTTATTTTAACGGAGAAAATTATTGAAAAGGAGTTTGCTTTATCGGGTTCAGAGCAAAATCCAGATTTAACAAATAGAAGCATCCCGCAGTTGCTGAAACGTATATTGCCTGGTCCACCTGCGCCGATTCAAGCATTCAAAAATCATGGTGAGGATTTTGTTATAGCGAACGATTTAAAGCAACTCGTCGATGGTATGAATAAGCTTGCAGGTAATGACTTGCTTGATTTTATAAAAATTAAGGAACAAATTCTAGCACGAGATCGCGAAATGGATAATAAATTTACGAAGGATGTCCAAGTGAATGCCATTTACGGAGCGAGAAATTATATTGGTGATAAGGTCGTGCGCGTTGCAAAGCCTCATAAAATGTTGGATACAAAAAATTGGCCATTAATTGCGGTGCGCTTAAATATTTTAACCCGTAAAACATTAGGGGGATTACAAACCAATTTAGATGGGGCTGTAATTGGTATGGACGGTCAACCAATGCCAGGGTTATTTGCAGCTGGAGAAGTGAGTGGTTTCGGTGGCGGTGGGGTACACGGATACCGCGCGTTGGAAGGCACATTTGTTGGAGGATGTTTATTCACTGGACGGCAAGTAGGACGATATTTAGCCCGTGCCAGTCACTCACACAATTAG